From the Chitinispirillales bacterium ANBcel5 genome, the window ATATGCGGCCCCAGATCCCCTGGCACAAAACGCTCATCTACGAGATGCACGTAAAGGGTTTTACGCAACTAAGCCAGGAGGTGCCAAAAGAGGTACGTTCCACCTATTCGGGCTTATGTACCCCTAAGGTGATTGACTACTTGCATTCACTGGGAATAACCGCGGTTGAGCTGTTGCCGGTTCATCAGTTTTTTGCCGATAGGTTTTTGGTAGAAAAGGGGCTTACCAATTACTGGGGGTATAACTCTATTGGTTTTTTCGCGCCGGATTGCCGCTATTCCAGTACCGGCAGCCTGGGCGAGCAGGTAGATGAGTTTAAGACCATGGTTAAAACGTTTCACCGGGAAGGAATAGAGGTGATTCTTGATGTAGTCTATAATCACACAGCAGAGGGTAATCATCTTGGACCCACTCTTTCTTTCAGAGGGATCGATAACCTTAGCTATTATCGACTTTCAGAGCAGGATAGGCGCTATTATGTGGATTATACCGGATGTGGTAACTCTCCAAATATGTTAAATCAGCACGTGCTTCAGATGATCATGGACAGTTTACGCTACTGGGTAACGGAGATGCATGTGGATGGTTTTCGCTTTGATCTGGCTTCAACTCTGGCCAGGGAACTTCATGATGTGAACAGGCTTGGGGTGTTTTTCGATGTGATTCACCAGGACCCTGTGATCTCCCAGGTTAAATTAATTGCTGAGCCCTGGGACCTTGGTCCGGGAGGGTATCAGGTGGGAAATTTCCCCACGCTTTGGGCCGAATGGAATGGAAAGTACCGCGACACAGTACGGCATTTCTGGAAGGCTGATCAGGGACAGGTGGGGGATTTGGCATATCGGCTCACCGGGAGCAGCGATCTGTATGAAAGCAGTGGAAGAAGACCGTATGCAAGTATAAATTTCATTACTGCTCATGACGGATTTACTCTAAGGGATCAGGTAAGTTACAATCAAAAGCACAATGAAGATAACTTGGAAGAAAACCGTGATGGAACAGATGACAATATAAGCTGGAATTGTGGAGTGGAGGGGCCAACAAACGACAAGGCGGTAAATGAGTTAAGGGCGCGTCAGATGAGAAACTTTATCTCTACACTCATTCTTGCTCAGGGAGTACCAATGATTACGGCCGGTGATGAGTTTGGGCGCACGCAGCACGGGAACAATAACCCCTACTGTCAGGATAATGATATCTCCTGGATAAACTGGGACATTAGCCCTGAGGGAAAACAGCAGCTTGACTTCACTCGGTTTTTAATTAAATTGTTTAAAGAGCACCCGGTATTTCAGAAAAGGAAATTTTTCAGCGGAAGAAACAGGTATTCATCCAAGTATAAAGATGTTACCTGGTTTCATCCCGAGGGGCACGAAATGAGTAAAAAGGATTGGCTCAATCCCCAAATTCGGTTTCTTGGGTTGCGCCTTGCGGGGGATGTGATGGAGGAGATTGATGAGCATGGAGAGCGACTGGTGGATGACACCTTTCTTATGCTGCTTAATGGCCATTCCAAGCCTATATCATTTATCTTGCCAACCTGTCCCCAAAAGGACAGCTGGGAGCGGCTTTTTGACACAGTGAATTCCTGTGTAGACAAAGAGCCCATTCTGTTTCGTTGCGGTAAGCCCTATAAAATGGAAGCGCACTCATTTGCTCTTTTTATAATAAAACGGGATTCATCAGATGCAGTAGACAAGTACAGGGAGAATTGTGAACAGGATTCAAAAAAATAATCAGCTGACTAAACAAAATGAAACGATAGCGGGTGAGAGTTTACGGGTTCATAACTCTGCCATAGCCGATATGTTTTATGAATACGCCGATTTGCTTCAGATCAGAAATGAAAATGCTTTTAAAATACGGGCCTATCGTAATGCGGCAAGAACCATTACTTCACTTCCCGGCGATATACATGAGTCTGTTGAAAATGGTGAAGATTTATCGCAATTGCCGGGGATAGGCAAAGATTTGGCTTCAAAAATTGCGCAGATTGCAAAAACGGGGCGTTTTGATGAATTGGAAAAACTTCGGGAGACGATGTCCCCTGAGCTCTCCAAACTTATGCAAATTGAGGGATTGGGGGGGCGAAGAGTTGGTGTTTTATACAGGGATTTGGGGATAGACTCCATAGAAAAACTTGAGCGGGCGGCCAAAGAGCACAAAATTGCTTCGCTGAGGGGTTTTGGGGCGAAAACAGAGAAGGCGATACTCGAAAATATCGAGAAGAGTCGTCGCTATGTTAAGGGTATACTGTTAAGTGAGGCCCAGGAAATTGCTTCACTGTTCACCCGCTATATGCGGGAAAGCGAGTATTGTGATACGGTGGTGGTGGCGGGGAGTTTCAGGAGGAGAAAAGAGACTGTAAGAGATCTTGATATACTGGTAACAAGTTCATACCCCCGGGAAGTTACAGACCATTTCTGTAACTATCCCTTTGCTATGAAAGTTAGCTCAAGGGGGCCAACCAGATCATCGGTAGCACTTCGCAACGGCTTTAAGGTAGATCTTAGAGTGGTGCCTCAGGAAAGTTTTGGTGCTGCTCTACATTATTTCACCGGTTCACAGGCCCACAATATCGCGGTGAGGAAAAGAGGGGGTAAGCGGGGATTAAAGATCAGTGAGTATGGTGTGTTCAGAGAAGAAAAAAGGGTGGCAGGGAGAACAGAGCAGGAGGTGTTTAATGCTGTGGGGTTGCCCTATATCGAGCCGGAGCTGCGCGAAGACCGGGGAGAGATTGACGCTGCGCTTGAGAGAAAATTACCCAAGCTGGTAAAGAGAAATGATATTTTGGGGGATCTGCATACGCACACCAATTATACCGATGGGGTAGCGTCGATTGAGCAGATGGTTGAGGCGGCAAAGAAGCGTGGCTATAACTATGTGGCTGTAACGGACCACTCAAAGCGCATCGCTATGGCTCATGGTCTCGATGAGAGTGCTTTACGGGGGCAGATGGAACGGATCGATCTTTTAAACGAACAGGTTAAACCATTTACAATTCTAAAAGGTATCGAAGTCGATATTCTCGAGGATGGAACACTTGATCTTCCCGACTCGGTTTTACGGGAGCTTGATGTGGTGGTTTGTTCTGTTCATTCTAAATTCTCATTATCTCCGCAAAAGCAAACAGAGCGAATAATTCGGGCAATGGATAACCCCTGGTTCTCTATTTTTGCTCATCCAACCGGAAGGCTTATAAATAAAAGGCCACCAATGCAATATGATGTAGAAAAAGTATGCAAAGCTGCTTCTCAGAGAGGGTGTTTTATAGAAATTAACAGTTCTCCGGAGCGGCTTGATGCCAATGATTTGTTTTGTATGACTGCCAGAACGTTTGGGATACCGGTGGTTATTTCCAGTGATGCGCACCGGGAAAGTGATCTGGACAATATCGCCTTTGGCCTGGATATGGCTCGGCGAGGGTGGGTAGAGAAAGGTGAGGTGTTAAACTGTCTCTCTGTTAAGAGTTTAAAGGCGCGGTTAAAGAGAGGGTAGAATAAGGTTATGCGGGTAGGGTTTGCTTCAGATCATGGTGGATTTGGCTTAAAGAGTGACTTTTTAAAACGGCTTGGAGAGCTGGGGTATGAACTGCTTGATTACGGAGCGTATGAATATGATGCTTCAGATGATTTTCCCGATTTTGTACACCCTCTGGCGGTGGCACTGAGGGAGGGTGAGGTTGAGAGGGCGATAGCAATTTGCGGCAGTGGGATTGGTGCCTGCATTGTGGCAAATAAGGTAAGGGGGGTGAGGGCTGCACTGGTAGGGGATTCCTTTTCTGCTCACCAGGGGGTTGAGCATGATGACATGAATTTCATCTGTATTGGTGCCCGTGTGGTGGGAAGAGAGCTTGCCTATGAGCTGGTTAGTGTGTTTCTTCAGGCCCGCTTTATTTCTTCAGGGAGGTTTTTACGGAGGGTGAAAAAAATCGATAACCTTGACTTGGGTTTGCGGTGAGTAGTTGCATACAGGGAAAATTACTCTACCTTAAGAAGCGTATAAGTTATTAATAATAGAAAGAGTTAAATCGCAATCATAAAGTGGCATAGAGCTTGCAATTATTTATGTGTAGTAATAATCTCTGGACTCCTTAGTATAGGAGTAGGCAGGTTTTGAGCTCAACGGAAAAGAGGAGGCGTTTTATGGATATTGCACAACAGGGATATAAAGGTGAACCAAGACAGAACCAGGCTACTGCAAAAACTATAGGTACCGGAACACTGGCTGAAGGTATAGTAGGGGCAGGAGCAATGGTTGTGGCGATTTTGGGGCTTGTGGGGATACTTCCTCTTATAATGCTCTATGTAGCAACCATTGCAGTTGGTGCTGCACTGCTTTTTGAAGGAGGAGCGGTTTCGAGCAGAATTGGTACTATGGCTCGTTCAGAGCGTGCTTTAAGTAATGAATATGCGGAGTTAGGAACCGGAATGACCGCGGAGTTTTTGGCTGGTGCTGCAGGGGTAGTATTAGGGGTGTTAGCATTACTTGGTATAGCACCTATAACGCTGGTATCCATTGCCGCAATAGTGTATGGAGGGGCATTGATTTTGGGTAGTTCTGCTACTGCCAGAATAAACTCATTATCATTTAGGAATTACGAAACCGAATCAGGCTCTCAGGCTGCACAGGAGGCGCTGGTAGCTGCATCCGGAGTACAGATGTTAGTAGGTATCGGTGCTGCCGTGCTTGGGATACTTGCTCTTATTGGCATAGCACCTGTAACTCTGACGTTGGTTTGTATGCTTATGCTCGGTTTTGCCGATATTATTAGTGGTGGAGCGATTGGTACCCGGGTAATGAGCATGTTTCGTCGTTAAGGGTAGAGTACATGAAACTTGTCTTGTGCGGTGGATTCTGTGCGATCCGGCAGTTGCGCGGATGAAACCGTGCGGGCAAGCACGAAGAGAATGTTAGGGCGTCAGTAAAAAGCAAGAGGGAGTGAAAAATGAGGTCTGGAACATCTAAAACGCTACTTCCCAGCACCTCTTTTGGCTATAACAGTATGGGGGCGCTTAAATCCGTAATGCTCCATATTCCAGGCAGAGAGCTTGAATTGGTTAAGGGTGATAATTGCAGTAAGTATATGTTTAAGTCCGTACCCGACAGTAAGCAGTACAGAAAAGATCTTATGAATCTCAAGACTTTTTTTCAGAACAGGGGAATTGTTGTTCATGAGTTATCAGATCTGGTTTCTTTAAACAACGAGATGATAAATTATCTGCCCTGCATTACTCGCGTACATGACACTGCAGTTATAACCGATCACGGCGCGATTGTTTCATCGATGGCTCACGAGGGGCGAAGAGATGAGCAGGTGGTGATACGTGAAGCACTGCAAAGGCTGAATATACCGTTGTTGTATGAGTTTGATGACCCGCTTGATGCCTTCGAAGGGTGTATGATTATATCCGATTCAACTCTTTTGGTGATGAATACAGCATTTCACAGCGAAAGTTCAAACTGGAAACTTATACCCGGGGCATTAAATTATTTCGATGAAGTGCTCTATATTGATATTGGTGGTAGCGCTCGTTTTTCACATCCCTATAGGTTGTTCAATAAAGTAAGTAATCATCTTGTCCTGGCATATCTTCCAGCTTTGCATAAATCTTTTAGGATCGATCGCTATGGTACCGAACGTATTGATCTTTCTTCCTATCTAAAATTTAAGGGAGTAGAGACAGTTGAACTTTCAGAGCAGGAGTACAAAAATATGGGATGTTGCTTTATTGCTCTGGAGGAGGGGGTTATTGTTCATCACCCACATGCTTTAGAAAAAAATACCCTAAAAGAATTACAGAAAAGGGGAGTACAGATGGTGTTCTTTCAACCTGAGGCCATACTTGCCGGGGGAGGAAGTTTGAGAAGTCATACTCTGAGACTGCTAAGAGGAAACGAATGTTAAACTAACTAACGGGGGATGGCTTATGCAGGTTCCAGCAGAAATATCTTACAGAGATGTAGAAAAGACCGAAGCAATTGATACCTTAGTGCGTCAAAAAATCGATAAACTCGACCGTATATGTGACCATATTACAAGTTGCAGAGTAATGATCGAGAAGAGCCAAAAACACCAGCGCTCGGGGCAACCCTACAAGGTCAGGGTTGATCTTAAAATCCCGCCCGGGCATGAGTTGGCCATAAGCAGAGATCCTGTTAAAGGGAGTATGCACCAGGACCTCTCTTCTGAGATCAGGTGGGCTTTTGATGCTGCGGAGAGGCGGTTAAAGGAGCTTATGGAAAAACAGCGAAGGGATGTAAAAAAACATCCATTCCAGGAGATGCAGGGGGTGATAGAGAAGATTTTCAAGGGCGAAGGCACAGGCTTTATCAGAACTATTGATGGAAGAGAGGTCTATTTTCATCAAAACAGTGTGGTAAACGAAAAATTTGAGGACCTAAAAGAGGGAGCAGGGGTAAGATTTGTAGAAAGTATGGGTGAGAAAGGTCCCCAGGCTTCTACAGTCATGATTGTTGAAGGACATAGAAGCTTATAGCCCTATCCCTTCTTTTTGATTGTATCCCTTTGCTCCGTGGTTTATTCAGGGCAAAGGGATTATATCTTTTTACAGAACCATCTTTATAGCTTTGTGTTCCCCCAGGGATCTAAAATAACGATCCCGCTCATGCTCATTAAAAACAACCAGCTCAACATTATAACTGACATACTTACCTTTATTACTCCTGTTGGATTCTTTGAAACTATACGATTCTGGTTGAATTACGCTATCCACTGCTTGTTTCATTGTTTGGGGATCGGTACCTATAATTGTGTATGTCCATTTTGCGGGGTAATTAATCTCTGCTTTTTTGTTGTTAATCATTGGTAGTCCTTCGTAGAAAAAAAATAGTACCTCAGTAACGTTGGTAACTGTTTACGGGGTATTACTCAAAATATTTTTACCGCAAACCGATTTTATTGATCTCTATGGACACTTTTAACTATCTTGTTTTTAGTTTAATTTTCCATCTTCTCTGGTAATAAAATAGTAATTAAACATGAAGAATTTAACCCCGATTCTAATCCTTCTTGCATTTTTCCTCTGTTGTGACAGCCAGGTACCGGCAGGGTTTAAAGGAGCATCGGTATACAGAACTGCTAATTTTAGAATTCATTTTCATGAAGCTACCTATAATTCACAAGAGATCCAAACGATTGCCCAAAAGAAGGAACGGTTGCTCCAACGTATTACAAATATCCTTCAGGTAGACTTTAATAAAGTCATTGAAACGTACCTCCATTCTACAGGGTATGTCTCCTACGCATACTCCGACCGACCAGAGGTCCATGAGACCAGGTATTATGTTGAAGAGGACAATGGGCATGAGATAGCGCATATCGTTGTATTCGATAAACTGGGATATAACAGCTCTCAGTTTATGGTGGAGGGGATAGCGGTTATGCTCGAGTACAATCGTCTCGATCCAATAACTACTTTTCAAAACCTTTTTGCTTTTAACCGCAACTGTTATTATTCAATGGGTCATGGCAATACAATCGGTAGCAGGTTCCTTGATAACACTTTCACTGGGAGTTGGTATGAGTATAAAGAAGCCGGGGCTTTTTTATACTATCTCTCACAGGTCTATGGGATTGAAGCTGTAAAAGAGTTATATAAAGCAGGTGTGGGTGTTTCAAAATCTAATTTCAGAGAGACCACAGAAATGGTTTTTGTGGAGATATTCGACATTTCCTTTAAAGAAGCTGAAACGTATTTTGTACATACTTATCTGCATACTGTTATTGGTCACTTGAACCACTGCTTATACGATTAATAAAAACCTGAGAGCTGCAGAAGATATGAAGCATATAATCTATTCTTTACCGATATTTCTGTTATTTTGTTTTTGTTCCGATCATCAGATTACATTTCCGGAAACTCCGTTGAAATCTGAAATCACAGGGTACGTCGAACCTGTGGGTAAGAGGGTAACAATTTTCCTGGAAGATGCTATGCCGATAGATTCTGTGCAAAGCGATAGCGTTACCGGCTACTTTAAATTCAGGGATGTTCCACACGGCACCTACAGGCTCAGAGCCCGGTATGAAGAGTATCCTTCAGTCACCCGATTTTTATCCGTTTACGGCCATACTTCAACGGGAACCATACGGTTAGGTCCCTATCCATCTTATTTTAGGCGCTCTATTCCATCTGACAGCTCCATAATCGACAAACGGTTTTTCCTAAACAACATCTACCCTGATACAACTCTGAACTTTACTATACAATTTACCGAAAAGATGGATACACTGAGTTTAGGTAATGCAATAACTGTTACTCCCCAGATCCACTATTCAACTCAGTTCTGGAAAGATGAGTTGGTTTTGACATTTAGTGCACGGGATATTTTTGGTCATCCGGAGATAAAGGTTACTATAGATGAATCTGCCAGAGATGGAAAATTGCAGAAATCCGGTTACAATCTTCATCTTTTCCTTTTTCCCGACACTTCATATTATGAAGAGATGATTAGCCATGAAATTTTTAGTTCGCTTTTTTCCACCTTTCCTCAGACTATTCGAAAACACCCTTTGGAAACACTGAACTTTCATTTCAGAAACCGCATGGACAGAGCTTCTGTAGAGAATGCTTTTGACATGGATATCGAGTCAGAGAAAACTTTTTCCTGGTCAATAAACAGTAGAAATGAACACGTCTTTTCCGTTCGATTTGCACCGATACTTCACTATGATACCACTTATGAAGTTACTTTTAATGAAGGTTACAGATCTTTGGATGGTACAAAAACAGGTGAAAATGTTAGCGCTACAGTTAGAACCGAGAGAATGATAATTGATCCACCTACAAATCCAGGTGAACCGCAAAATCAGGTGGTAAAGCTGGATGAAGTTATAGTGCTTAGTTGTAATTTTCAACCGGATCCTCTCAGCGTAGTTAATGCCTTATCAGTGGAGCCTTCGCTGAACTATCTGAAGGTAATTGTGAGCGATAAAGTCATCGAATTGTTTCACTCCGGATTTGAACCTCAGACTGAGTATGTTATATCGTTAGATACTAGTGTAAGATCTGTGGAAACGGCTCACCAGAGCACAAAGAGCTTTAGTTATCATTTCAGAACAGGTGTAGAAAAGCATAAATTACCGCAAAAGAGTGCCGCTATCGTTACTGTCCCGGCCGATACAACAGATTATCTTTCTTCCGGTCAACCGATGAGGTTATTATTTCCTGGCTCTGTACATAGGGCAAATGTAGAATCAGGTATTTCAGTTTATCCTGCGCTAAATTATATAACATCCTGGCGCGATACTCTTTTTACTGAAAATGATGCAACTAAACGCATGAGAAGCATATTGGAAATTAATCCTGTTCAGCCGCTTAAGACCAATTCATTATACAGAATAGAATTAAATAGTGATAATTTGGGTAAGGGTTGGATACAAAATGAAACTGTTGAGTTTTTTTTCAGAACACCATTGTTAAGACCGGTAGTATATACACCTTTTGATGGTTCGGTGAATGTAGCGCCAAACAGGAATATAACGGTACAATTTAATGCACCGATAGATACAAGCAGTGTACTATCTTTATTTAGTATAGATCCACCGCTTGAGTCTTTGCATATCGATTCCTATTCAAAAGATGAATTTATGGTTACGTTGGGCCACAATGGTTTTGAGGAGCTAACAGAGTATACGGTAAGCATTGAAAATACATTTACCGATATTTACGGTGTAGAAATGGACAGAGGTTTTCAGTGGAAATTCATTACGAGTGAATACTAATGCATACATTTACACTGGTTATTTTACTGTTCCTTTGTTCAAAAATCTATGCTTATGAATTTCTACTCCTGAACCCACAGAATGAGCAAAGCTATTCCTTTTACCAAAACAATAATGAACTGTTTAACCATTTATCGATTCCGCGCGTTAAATTTGGAACTATCCCTGTTACTATGGATTACATCGGGTTAATTGAGAGAAGTTTTAATAACTCTCATTACAGTGTTCCTTTGAAGGTTGTTCTATCAACTCAAACTACAAACAATAGATTTGGAATCAGCATAGGATATAAACGGGAAAACAGAGAGAATGTTCAACATGGACATAGAAGCCAGAGCGTCTTCCCGCCATCACCCGGGGGGAGAAGGAGAGAAGATTCAACACTTTTTTCTGCTCACAAGTTTTCGGAAAATGTAGCTAAACTTGGTTTTGAGTTATGTAATTTTAAAGAGACAAATAGATATATTGCTATTGCTTCTGATCTTTGGTGGGGGAGAAGAGAGGGATTTAAATATGATGAATCAAGAGTGGTTCAAAAGGTTTCTAACGATACTTACGATTCACACACACTAAATATTACCACCTTTAATGGGCATCAAACTGGTGGCTTTAGAACTAAGCTGGGAATCTTCAGGCATACTCATATTCCTACTATATATAGCACAATAATTTCATCACTGCAATGGTCTTTTGACAGGTGGCTTCCTCAATATATAGAAAACGTAAGATATCAAATTGAAAATAATTATACTTATACTCAAAATTATGGTAGTGTAAAACAGTTTAGTGGATATAACAAAACGGATTTTAAAGTGAATATTGGCTCAGGGTGGAAGTCACTTAACAGTAATATCGATAGTTATATGAGTAGTATTGGTGGTAGCAATTTTAGTCCTTCGATTACATTTGAAGGAGCGATGTTTGAAGGAAAGTATCAGGTTAAAAATGAAAAACGTACAACTGTAAATAGGTGGGATACTATCTGGGGTTTAACGGAAGGAAGTAAAAAAACACGTCAGGTTGATTGTGGCTTGTGGACCAGTTTAAGATTTAATATGCTAAAAAATATATATGTTACTATTAAATCAGAGCTGAGAGGGGAAATAGTACTTTCTCCTCTTAATTCAACACAAATTCGCAATGAAAATGTAGTAACCACAGGGTTTGTGAATACATTAAATGATCGCTTGCTTTATCATCTGGCTCTCACCCTACCTCCTCTTACCACTATCATTGATAAAGGTACTATCCAGGTGCCTTTGAATGAATGGAAAGTTTTTTTACAACTATCCTTTATCGCTGATAAGGGATAGCAAACAGTTAGAAAACCAGCTTGAGCAGTGTTTTTTTTGATCGGATTTGAGACACAAACTTAATTCTGGTTATTTTATGTTTTTCTGGCCATATTGCCTGACAGGTAACTATTTTGATTATAAGCTTCACGATACTGCAAAGTTCCAAAATCAAAAAAGGTGAGTAATGTGGTTCAGAGTGAACGGGTTACCAATCTCAATGCTAATCCTCTCACAAAAGGAAAATATGTACTCTACTGGATGCAGCAGTCTCAACGGGTAGACTACAATCATGCCCTTGAATTTGCCGCAGAGATGGCCAATAAAAGTAATGTTGCACTGGTTGTGTTTTTTGCTATTACCCCTTCTTTTCCTGAAGCTAATTTAAGGCATTATTATTTTATGCTTTCTGGGATTGCCGAAATCTACAGAGCTCTACAGGCGCGTGGAATCCAATTTGTTGTAAGGATTGGTGATCCAATCGCTGGTGTAGTAGCGATGGCAAAAGAGAGCGTGATGCTTGTAACGGACTGCGGATATACATCCATTCAGCGTTCATGGCGCAGAGATGTAGCTAAAAGAATTGACCGCACGATGATACAGGTTGAAAGCGATGTAGTTGTTCCCGTGACTACTGCATCAGAAAAAGAGGAGGTAGGGGCAAGGACAATACGATCAAAAATCAACAGGCACCTTCATGATTTTTTAACTCCTCTAAAAACGGTAATGGTATCCAGAGACTCTTTAAATTTCAAATTCGATACGGTTAATGTTGAAGACATATCGGGGATAATAAAAAGGATAAAACCTGATGAATCGGTTACGGAGGTAAAATGGATACGGGGCGGTTCTGCCCAGGCGCATAGAACACTTGAATTTTTTCTGGAAAAGAGGTTGTCCGGGTTTGCAAAAGAGCGAAACGATCCTTCCAAAAATCATCTTTCGAATCTAAGTCCCTATCTCCACTTTGGACAGATATCACCAGTATATGTTGCAATTGAGGTTGCAAAGAGAAAATCACCTGACAGTGATGCTTTTATAGAGGAGATGGTGATTCGCAGAGAGCTTAGTTGCAATTTTACCTATTACAATAAAAGGTATGATCGGTTTGACAGCATTCCTGAGTGGGCTAAAAACTCACTTTCCAAACACGATAAAGATAAAAGACCGCAAAGCTACAGTTTAAAAACGTTAGAAGAGGCAAAGACCCACGATCCATACTGGAATGCAGCACAGCTGGAGATGGTTTATTTGGGAAAGATGCATGGATATATGAGAATGTATTGGGGTAAAAAAATAATCGAATGGACCAATAATCCTCAGCTTGCATTTAAAAGAGCACTGTATCTGAATAATAAATATTCCTTAGATGGAAGAGATCCCAATAGTTTTACAGGAATAGCGTGGTGTTTTGGTAAACATGACCGTGCCTG encodes:
- the glgX gene encoding glycogen debranching protein GlgX; this encodes MVIDVNNVWPGKAYPLGATWDGAGVNFALFSENATGVKLCLFDGDGGTEFAQIDIKEQTDQVWHLYLPQARPGLRYGYRVEGPYAPGEGHRFNPSKLLLDPYARAIDGTIKWDDSLFGYKVGEGDMVRDDTDSAPFIPKCVVVDPAFSWGGDMRPQIPWHKTLIYEMHVKGFTQLSQEVPKEVRSTYSGLCTPKVIDYLHSLGITAVELLPVHQFFADRFLVEKGLTNYWGYNSIGFFAPDCRYSSTGSLGEQVDEFKTMVKTFHREGIEVILDVVYNHTAEGNHLGPTLSFRGIDNLSYYRLSEQDRRYYVDYTGCGNSPNMLNQHVLQMIMDSLRYWVTEMHVDGFRFDLASTLARELHDVNRLGVFFDVIHQDPVISQVKLIAEPWDLGPGGYQVGNFPTLWAEWNGKYRDTVRHFWKADQGQVGDLAYRLTGSSDLYESSGRRPYASINFITAHDGFTLRDQVSYNQKHNEDNLEENRDGTDDNISWNCGVEGPTNDKAVNELRARQMRNFISTLILAQGVPMITAGDEFGRTQHGNNNPYCQDNDISWINWDISPEGKQQLDFTRFLIKLFKEHPVFQKRKFFSGRNRYSSKYKDVTWFHPEGHEMSKKDWLNPQIRFLGLRLAGDVMEEIDEHGERLVDDTFLMLLNGHSKPISFILPTCPQKDSWERLFDTVNSCVDKEPILFRCGKPYKMEAHSFALFIIKRDSSDAVDKYRENCEQDSKK
- the polX gene encoding DNA polymerase/3'-5' exonuclease PolX is translated as MNRIQKNNQLTKQNETIAGESLRVHNSAIADMFYEYADLLQIRNENAFKIRAYRNAARTITSLPGDIHESVENGEDLSQLPGIGKDLASKIAQIAKTGRFDELEKLRETMSPELSKLMQIEGLGGRRVGVLYRDLGIDSIEKLERAAKEHKIASLRGFGAKTEKAILENIEKSRRYVKGILLSEAQEIASLFTRYMRESEYCDTVVVAGSFRRRKETVRDLDILVTSSYPREVTDHFCNYPFAMKVSSRGPTRSSVALRNGFKVDLRVVPQESFGAALHYFTGSQAHNIAVRKRGGKRGLKISEYGVFREEKRVAGRTEQEVFNAVGLPYIEPELREDRGEIDAALERKLPKLVKRNDILGDLHTHTNYTDGVASIEQMVEAAKKRGYNYVAVTDHSKRIAMAHGLDESALRGQMERIDLLNEQVKPFTILKGIEVDILEDGTLDLPDSVLRELDVVVCSVHSKFSLSPQKQTERIIRAMDNPWFSIFAHPTGRLINKRPPMQYDVEKVCKAASQRGCFIEINSSPERLDANDLFCMTARTFGIPVVISSDAHRESDLDNIAFGLDMARRGWVEKGEVLNCLSVKSLKARLKRG
- a CDS encoding RpiB/LacA/LacB family sugar-phosphate isomerase; the encoded protein is MRVGFASDHGGFGLKSDFLKRLGELGYELLDYGAYEYDASDDFPDFVHPLAVALREGEVERAIAICGSGIGACIVANKVRGVRAALVGDSFSAHQGVEHDDMNFICIGARVVGRELAYELVSVFLQARFISSGRFLRRVKKIDNLDLGLR
- a CDS encoding HPF/RaiA family ribosome-associated protein, translated to MQVPAEISYRDVEKTEAIDTLVRQKIDKLDRICDHITSCRVMIEKSQKHQRSGQPYKVRVDLKIPPGHELAISRDPVKGSMHQDLSSEIRWAFDAAERRLKELMEKQRRDVKKHPFQEMQGVIEKIFKGEGTGFIRTIDGREVYFHQNSVVNEKFEDLKEGAGVRFVESMGEKGPQASTVMIVEGHRSL
- a CDS encoding DUF493 domain-containing protein — its product is MINNKKAEINYPAKWTYTIIGTDPQTMKQAVDSVIQPESYSFKESNRSNKGKYVSYNVELVVFNEHERDRYFRSLGEHKAIKMVL
- a CDS encoding Ig-like domain-containing protein, which produces MKSEITGYVEPVGKRVTIFLEDAMPIDSVQSDSVTGYFKFRDVPHGTYRLRARYEEYPSVTRFLSVYGHTSTGTIRLGPYPSYFRRSIPSDSSIIDKRFFLNNIYPDTTLNFTIQFTEKMDTLSLGNAITVTPQIHYSTQFWKDELVLTFSARDIFGHPEIKVTIDESARDGKLQKSGYNLHLFLFPDTSYYEEMISHEIFSSLFSTFPQTIRKHPLETLNFHFRNRMDRASVENAFDMDIESEKTFSWSINSRNEHVFSVRFAPILHYDTTYEVTFNEGYRSLDGTKTGENVSATVRTERMIIDPPTNPGEPQNQVVKLDEVIVLSCNFQPDPLSVVNALSVEPSLNYLKVIVSDKVIELFHSGFEPQTEYVISLDTSVRSVETAHQSTKSFSYHFRTGVEKHKLPQKSAAIVTVPADTTDYLSSGQPMRLLFPGSVHRANVESGISVYPALNYITSWRDTLFTENDATKRMRSILEINPVQPLKTNSLYRIELNSDNLGKGWIQNETVEFFFRTPLLRPVVYTPFDGSVNVAPNRNITVQFNAPIDTSSVLSLFSIDPPLESLHIDSYSKDEFMVTLGHNGFEELTEYTVSIENTFTDIYGVEMDRGFQWKFITSEY
- the phrB gene encoding deoxyribodipyrimidine photo-lyase, producing the protein MVQSERVTNLNANPLTKGKYVLYWMQQSQRVDYNHALEFAAEMANKSNVALVVFFAITPSFPEANLRHYYFMLSGIAEIYRALQARGIQFVVRIGDPIAGVVAMAKESVMLVTDCGYTSIQRSWRRDVAKRIDRTMIQVESDVVVPVTTASEKEEVGARTIRSKINRHLHDFLTPLKTVMVSRDSLNFKFDTVNVEDISGIIKRIKPDESVTEVKWIRGGSAQAHRTLEFFLEKRLSGFAKERNDPSKNHLSNLSPYLHFGQISPVYVAIEVAKRKSPDSDAFIEEMVIRRELSCNFTYYNKRYDRFDSIPEWAKNSLSKHDKDKRPQSYSLKTLEEAKTHDPYWNAAQLEMVYLGKMHGYMRMYWGKKIIEWTNNPQLAFKRALYLNNKYSLDGRDPNSFTGIAWCFGKHDRAWAQRAVFGKVRYMNDNGLKRKFDMDQYIKLVDKRIGEEKAG